One part of the Arabidopsis thaliana chromosome 1 sequence genome encodes these proteins:
- a CDS encoding Phototropic-responsive NPH3 family protein (Phototropic-responsive NPH3 family protein; FUNCTIONS IN: signal transducer activity; INVOLVED IN: response to light stimulus; LOCATED IN: cellular_component unknown; EXPRESSED IN: shoot, leaf lamina base, leaf whorl, leaf; EXPRESSED DURING: LP.04 four leaves visible, LP.02 two leaves visible, 4 leaf senescence stage; CONTAINS InterPro DOMAIN/s: NPH3 (InterPro:IPR004249), BTB/POZ fold (InterPro:IPR011333); BEST Arabidopsis thaliana protein match is: Phototropic-responsive NPH3 family protein (TAIR:AT3G19850.1); Has 794 Blast hits to 779 proteins in 26 species: Archae - 0; Bacteria - 0; Metazoa - 5; Fungi - 0; Plants - 789; Viruses - 0; Other Eukaryotes - 0 (source: NCBI BLink).) — MSPLNDLKINLNGQYTFFLNQNVISKYSGSLRKMIKQSKKKRNKKKRIITIEINDFPGGPDGFELVSRFCYHNGEILIDVSNVSTLYCCSVFLGMSEKFCFSNLFLQTEKFLEEVFYGSWSDIVSCLKNCEQVFFQADSYGLVDKLIFAALNKISQNSDDFSSSSLSSFASSLSPEMAKNTSESDGRYISRSVACGRSNEWWFEDMTNLSPKIILKLVMIIGAYKTNIKSLVLTRFLLHYLKTKLQTKSRTTTELMRNKLEYSDLADTAVRGVISAGTRTFSCRKLFWILRVLSSFSLSRESRIGLETLIGEMLEQATLDDLLISARGSRESGFYNVDLVIRLLKVFVKNREEEEEESRERNMKEIGKLIDKYLREISPDQNLKVPKFLGVAESLPDSARDCFDGVYRAIDIYLQSHPNLTPQDRTEICRCLNYKKLTMETCKQLARNPKIPPEIAIEALKSRCGNQEHTTSDVKVANKSFSCRYSEEKKKPVVLHLEITEKLAERLKTKGGYNLKVMDSFREGL, encoded by the exons ATGTCTCCTCTCAACGATCTTAAGATCAATCTCAATGGCCAATACACATTCTTCCTCAATCAG AACGTGATTTCAAAGTACTCTGGAAGCTTGAGGAAGATGAttaaacagagcaaaaagaagagaaacaagaaaaagagaatcatcACTATCGAGATTAATGATTTTCCAGGAGGACCAGATGGGTTTGAGCTGGTTTCAAGGTTCTGTTACCACAACGGAGAAATCTTAATCGACGTCTCAAACGTCTCGACTTTGTACTGCTGCTCTGTTTTTCTAGGCATGTCGGAGAAGTTCTGTTTCTCTAATCTCTTCCTTCAGACAGAGAAGTTTCTAGAAGAAGTGTTCTATGGGTCTTGGAGCGACATCGTTTCGTGTCTCAAGAACTGCGAGCAAGTGTTCTTCCAAGCAGATTCGTATGGTCTTGTAGATAAACTCATTTTCGCAGCTTTGAACAAAATCTCTCAGAATTCAGacgatttttcttcttcttcgctttctTCCTTCgcctcttctctttctcctgaGATGGCCAAGAACACGTCAGAATCAGACGGTAGGTATATTTCGCGGTCTGTTGCTTGCGGAAGAAGCAACGAGTGGTGGTTCGAAGATATGACAAATCTTTCCCCGAAGATCATATTGAAGCTAGTTATGATCATTGGAGCTTACAAAACCAACATAAAAAGCTTAGTCCTAACCAGATTTCTTCTCCATTATCTCAAGACAAAACtccaaaccaaatcaagaactACCACTGAGCTTATGAGGAACAAGCTCGAGTACTCAGATTTAGCTGACACAGCGGTTAGAGGAGTGATTTCCGCAGGGACACGTACGTTTTCTTGCAGGAAACTCTTCTGGATTCTTCGAGTTTTATCCAGTTTTAGCCTAAGTAGAGAGTCAAGAATCGGTTTAGAAACCCTAATAGGAGAAATGCTGGAACAAGCAACACTTGATGATCTTCTGATATCTGCAAGAGGAAGCAGAGAAAGTGGTTTCTACAATGTTGATCTTGTGATAAGATTACTAAAAGTATTTgtgaagaacagagaagaagaagaagaagaatcaagagagaggaatatgaaagaaattggGAAATTGATTGATAAGTATTTGAGAGAAATATCTCCAGATCAGAATTTGAAAGTCCCCAAGTTTCTTGGTGTTGCAGAGAGCTTGCCGGATTCAGCTAGAGATTGCTTTGATGGAGTTTACAGAGCAATTGACATCTATCTACag TCTCATCCGAATCTAACACCCCAAGATCGAACAGAGATATGTCGATGTCTCAACTACAAGAAACTAACAATGGAGACGTGCAAACAGCTCGCCAGAAACCCTAAGATCCCTCCAGAAATCGCCATTGAAGCACTCAAGTCCAGATGTGGGAATCAAGAACACACAACTTCAGATGTTAAAGTTGCAAACAAGAGTTTTTCTTGTAGATAttcagaagagaagaagaagcctgTAGTATTGCATCTCGAGATAACAGAGAAATTAGCCGAGAGGTTGAAGACTAAAGGAGGATATAATTTGAAGGTTATGGATAGTTTCAGAGAAGGCTTATGA
- a CDS encoding Phototropic-responsive NPH3 family protein: protein MIKQSKKKRNKKKRIITIEINDFPGGPDGFELVSRFCYHNGEILIDVSNVSTLYCCSVFLGMSEKFCFSNLFLQTEKFLEEVFYGSWSDIVSCLKNCEQVFFQADSYGLVDKLIFAALNKISQNSDDFSSSSLSSFASSLSPEMAKNTSESDGRYISRSVACGRSNEWWFEDMTNLSPKIILKLVMIIGAYKTNIKSLVLTRFLLHYLKTKLQTKSRTTTELMRNKLEYSDLADTAVRGVISAGTRTFSCRKLFWILRVLSSFSLSRESRIGLETLIGEMLEQATLDDLLISARGSRESGFYNVDLVIRLLKVFVKNREEEEEESRERNMKEIGKLIDKYLREISPDQNLKVPKFLGVAESLPDSARDCFDGVYRAIDIYLQSHPNLTPQDRTEICRCLNYKKLTMETCKQLARNPKIPPEIAIEALKSRCGNQEHTTSDVKVANKSFSCRYSEEKKKPVVLHLEITEKLAERLKTKGGYNLKVMDSFREGL from the exons ATGAttaaacagagcaaaaagaagagaaacaagaaaaagagaatcatcACTATCGAGATTAATGATTTTCCAGGAGGACCAGATGGGTTTGAGCTGGTTTCAAGGTTCTGTTACCACAACGGAGAAATCTTAATCGACGTCTCAAACGTCTCGACTTTGTACTGCTGCTCTGTTTTTCTAGGCATGTCGGAGAAGTTCTGTTTCTCTAATCTCTTCCTTCAGACAGAGAAGTTTCTAGAAGAAGTGTTCTATGGGTCTTGGAGCGACATCGTTTCGTGTCTCAAGAACTGCGAGCAAGTGTTCTTCCAAGCAGATTCGTATGGTCTTGTAGATAAACTCATTTTCGCAGCTTTGAACAAAATCTCTCAGAATTCAGacgatttttcttcttcttcgctttctTCCTTCgcctcttctctttctcctgaGATGGCCAAGAACACGTCAGAATCAGACGGTAGGTATATTTCGCGGTCTGTTGCTTGCGGAAGAAGCAACGAGTGGTGGTTCGAAGATATGACAAATCTTTCCCCGAAGATCATATTGAAGCTAGTTATGATCATTGGAGCTTACAAAACCAACATAAAAAGCTTAGTCCTAACCAGATTTCTTCTCCATTATCTCAAGACAAAACtccaaaccaaatcaagaactACCACTGAGCTTATGAGGAACAAGCTCGAGTACTCAGATTTAGCTGACACAGCGGTTAGAGGAGTGATTTCCGCAGGGACACGTACGTTTTCTTGCAGGAAACTCTTCTGGATTCTTCGAGTTTTATCCAGTTTTAGCCTAAGTAGAGAGTCAAGAATCGGTTTAGAAACCCTAATAGGAGAAATGCTGGAACAAGCAACACTTGATGATCTTCTGATATCTGCAAGAGGAAGCAGAGAAAGTGGTTTCTACAATGTTGATCTTGTGATAAGATTACTAAAAGTATTTgtgaagaacagagaagaagaagaagaagaatcaagagagaggaatatgaaagaaattggGAAATTGATTGATAAGTATTTGAGAGAAATATCTCCAGATCAGAATTTGAAAGTCCCCAAGTTTCTTGGTGTTGCAGAGAGCTTGCCGGATTCAGCTAGAGATTGCTTTGATGGAGTTTACAGAGCAATTGACATCTATCTACag TCTCATCCGAATCTAACACCCCAAGATCGAACAGAGATATGTCGATGTCTCAACTACAAGAAACTAACAATGGAGACGTGCAAACAGCTCGCCAGAAACCCTAAGATCCCTCCAGAAATCGCCATTGAAGCACTCAAGTCCAGATGTGGGAATCAAGAACACACAACTTCAGATGTTAAAGTTGCAAACAAGAGTTTTTCTTGTAGATAttcagaagagaagaagaagcctgTAGTATTGCATCTCGAGATAACAGAGAAATTAGCCGAGAGGTTGAAGACTAAAGGAGGATATAATTTGAAGGTTATGGATAGTTTCAGAGAAGGCTTATGA
- a CDS encoding uncharacterized protein (unknown protein; Has 2 Blast hits to 2 proteins in 1 species: Archae - 0; Bacteria - 0; Metazoa - 0; Fungi - 0; Plants - 2; Viruses - 0; Other Eukaryotes - 0 (source: NCBI BLink).) translates to MKEINFGFVSKDGRSSSGKSGFYKRFWPAFILPPPFDRLFLPIALVSFSVFLSIISKDFNWRLILGHNSLRLSFRICIFRKFDLQNYLKYERKFCFQHIGIACSRFYMFMELRSIKFEEYSDFSFLITCFCQIS, encoded by the coding sequence ATGAAGGAGATTAATTTTGGCTTTGTTAGCAAAGATGGCCGGTCCTCTTCTGGCAAATCCGGCTTTTACAAGCGGTTTTGGCCGGCTTTTATCCTTCCTCCGCCGTTCGATCGGTTGTTCTTACCGATtgctttagtttctttttcagtttttctttcaataattTCTAAAGATTTCAATTGGAGATTAATTTTAGGTCATAATAGCCTAAGATTAAGTTTTCGGATTTGTATCTTTAGAAAGTTTGATTTGCAGAATTACCTCAAGTATGAAAGGAAGTTTTGTTTCCAGCATATTGGGATTGCCTGTAGCCGTTTCTACATGTTTATGGAGCTTCGATCGATCAAATTTGAGGAATACtcagatttttctttcctcaTTACCTGTTTTTGCCAAATCTCttga